One part of the Chryseobacterium mulctrae genome encodes these proteins:
- a CDS encoding phage virion morphogenesis protein, translated as MELKTEIPDFGEIAKNAINDSRRYAMVYCLNFFKDSFRKHGFTNQHFEQWENRNSPDYRPGGALLVSTSFLLESLKVLAGNKHQIVFGSYAPYAEIHNDGGVLKIKITKKSRKYFWYMFKKTKDVKWKKMALTKKTEMQVKIPKRQFIGESAVMMEGLDEWFFAYIVKKFQNL; from the coding sequence ATGGAACTAAAAACAGAAATACCTGACTTTGGCGAAATTGCAAAGAATGCTATTAATGATTCAAGACGATATGCAATGGTTTATTGTCTGAATTTCTTCAAAGACAGCTTCAGAAAACATGGTTTTACTAATCAGCATTTTGAACAGTGGGAAAATAGAAACAGTCCTGATTACAGACCGGGTGGGGCTTTGTTGGTTTCCACTTCTTTTTTATTGGAAAGTCTCAAGGTTTTAGCCGGAAACAAACATCAAATCGTTTTCGGATCATACGCTCCTTATGCTGAAATTCATAATGATGGCGGTGTACTGAAGATAAAGATTACAAAAAAAAGCAGGAAATACTTTTGGTACATGTTTAAGAAAACAAAGGATGTAAAGTGGAAAAAAATGGCACTTACTAAAAAAACTGAAATGCAGGTAAAAATTCCGAAACGTCAGTTTATCGGTGAAAGCGCCGTAATGATGGAAGGGCTTGATGAATGGTTCTTTGCTTATATAGTTAAAAAATTTCAAAATTTATAA